The sequence below is a genomic window from Campylobacter sp. MIT 12-8780.
GCTTTAGGCTTTAAGGTTCCAAAATTTTATCATCTAGCCATGATACACGGCGAGGATGGCAAAAAGCTTTCAAAAAGGCATGGGGCAACTGATGTGATGGAGTATAAGGCTTTAGGCTTTTTACCTGAGGCTTTGTTAAATTTTTTAGTGCGTTTGGGCTGGAGTCATGGCGATGATGAAATTTTTTCTTTAGAAGAGCTTAAAAAGATATTTGATCCAAGTCATATTAGCAAAAGTGCTTCAACTTATAGCTTTAAAAAGCTTGAATGGCTCAATGCTCATTATATCAAAACCCTAGCTTTTAAGGAATTAAATGAGCATATAAAAGAGCTTGGCTTTGATTTTTCTAGCATAAGCAAAGGAGAGTTTTTACTTGATCTTTTAAGAGAAAGGGCAAAAACCTTGCTAGAGCTTATAAGTTCTGCAAAAAGCATACTTAATACCCCGCAAAACTATGATGAAAAAGCAGTGGCAAAATTTATCAGCGAGGCAAGCTTAGAGCTTTTAGAGGACTTTTTAACTTCTTTAAAGGCTGAAAAAAACTCTGGCACAATGAAAGCAAGCGAGCTTGAAGGCTTTACAAATAGCTTTTTAGAAAGCAAAAATGCTAAGCTAAAAGATCTAGCCCAAGCCTTACGCATAGCCATTACTGGAAGTTCAGTAAGCCCGAGTATCTTTGAAGTGCTTGAATTTATAGGCTTAGATGAGCTAGAACTAAGGGTAAATGCCTTTTTAAAGGCGATGAAGAAATGATATTTGGCAAGATTGATTATATCAATTTACTGCCCTTGCATATCTATCTTAAAAAATACCCCCTGCCAAATGGCTTTAAAAAGGCTATGGAGTATAAAAAGGGCGTGCCAAGTAAGCTTAATCGTGACTTATTTTTCGCACGCATAGACGCAGCTGTAATTTCAAGCATAGAAAGTGCGCGTAAAAAATACCAGAATTTAGACTTTGGAATTTGTGCCAATAAAAAAGTCAAATCCGTCCTTGTTGAAAAAAACACCAAGTCAGCAAAAGACACAGCTTCAGCAACTTCAAATGCCCTAGCTCGTGTTTTAAAACAAAAAGGCAGAGTAATCATAGGCGATAAGGCTTTAAAGCTTTATTTAAAAGAGCCAAATGCCTATATTGATTTGTGTGAGTGTTGGTATGAAAAGACAAATTTACCCTTTGTGTTTGCTCGCTTTTCTTGCCTTAGAAAAAAGGCTTTATTTGCAAAAATTTTAAGTCAGTTTGATAAAGAAAAGATTAAAATTCCAAACTATATACTCAAGCATTATGCCCAAAGTAGGGGTATAAGTGAGGCTGAGATTAAGGCATATTTAAGTCTAATTTATTATGATATAAAGGTAAAAGAAAAAAAGGCTTTAAAATGTTTTTTAAAAGAAGCTTCAAGGCTTTAATAAAAGCAAAATCAAGCTTTTGATCTATGAGGTATGTATTCATTTTAAGTTAAATTCAAAGGATAAATCATGCTTTTAGGCGTAAATATCGATCATATCGCTGTTTTAAGAGAGGCTCGAAAGGTTGATGATCCTCAAGTACTTGAGGCAGCATTTGTAGCTGCAAGATATGCTGATCTTATCACGCTTCATGTAAGAGAAGATCGCCGACATGCCAATGAAAACGATCTTAAAGAGATCACCACACTTTGCAAAAGCGTAGTGAATTTAGAGTGTGCTAATACTGATGAAATGATAGAGCTCGCCCTGCGTTATAAGCCTTACAAAGTTACTTTAGTGCCTGAAAAAAGGCAAGAACTTACCACAGAAGGCGGCTTAAATCTCGATATAAAAGGGCTTGATAGCAATATTAACAAACTTAAGCAAGCTGGGATTGAAGTTTCTCTTTTTATAGACGCGAACGAAGCTGATATCTCTAAAGCCAAGCTTTTAAATGCCGATAGCATAGAGCTTCACACTGGAGTGTATGCAAATTTACATAATGCCCTTTTTAGCAATATCCTACGCACACCTTATAAGATCAAAGAATTTGATCTTGATAAAAGCAACTTAAAGCTCAAGCTTGAAAATGAGCTAGAAAGGCTTAAAATAGCAGCTGCTTTGGCTCAAAGTTTAAATTTATTTGTCGTGGCTGGACATGGTTTAAATTATAAAAATGTCAAAGATATAGCCCAAATCAAAGAGATCAAAGAGCTTAACATAGGACAAAGTATCATTGCGCGTTCGGTTTTTGTCGGTTTAAAAGAAGCCATTTTAGAGATGAAAAGTTTGCTTGTATGAAAAAAACACCTCAAAAACGCCCAAAACTCGCCATCAGCATAGGCGATATTAATGGCATAGGTTTGGAGCTTTTGCTGACTTGTCATAAAAAAATTTCAAAATTTTGCGAGCCTTATTATTTTATCCATAAAAGACTTTTAAAACAAGGGCTTAAAAAGCTTGATTTGCACCTAGATGATGATTTTCATATCGTTGAGTTTGATAAGGGCGAGGTATTTGAATTTAAAGAAGATAAAAGCTCAAAAAAACTGCGTATCTCAAGCTTTATAAGCCCTATTCAAAGTAAAAGTAAGAGTGAATTTAGCATTCAAGCTTCAAAGATTGATAAAAACAGCGGTTTATACAGCTTTTTAAGTTTTCAAAGTGCGTGTTATTTTACCCAACAAGGCTTTGCAAAGGCGTTAATTACCCTGCCCATTCATAAAAAAGCTTGGCAGCTTGCAAATATAGACTATAAGGGGCATACTGGGGCTTTGAGTGATTTTTTTAAACAAGATGCTATTATGATGCTTGGTTGTTCTAAGCTTTTTGTTGCTCTTTTTACCGAACATATCCCCTTAAATGAGGTAAGCAAGCGTATCCAAATTCCAGCTTTAACTCGCTTTTTGATTAACTTTTACACACAAACTCATTTTAAAAATATAGGCGTTTTAGGCTTTAATCCGCACGCAGGAGATTATGGGGCGATTGGTGGAGCTGAAGAAGAAAAGATGAGAAAAGCTGTGCAGATAAGCAATGTTTTTTTAAATTTAAAAGAAAATCATAAAAATCAAAATTTTTTAGAAGCATATTTTGAAAAAAATAATGATGCATATATCCTAGAAAAGCTTTTAAAAGAACCTAAGATATATGATATGCTTTATCAAAAAATGCATATAAAGCATTTTTATATCCCTGAAATTTTAGTCGCTGATACAGCCTTTAGCAAAGCTTCTTTAAAGCATTGTAACCGCCTTGTAAGTATGTATCATGATCTTGGGCTTGCTCCACTTAAAGCTTTGTATTTTGAAAAAAGTGTAAATATTAGCTTGAATTTACCTATCATTCGAACAAGTGTTGATCATGGCACTGCTTTTGATAAGGCTTATAAAAATGCAAAACTGAGTACAAAAAGTTATGAAGAAGCGGTAAAATCAGCCTTAAAGCTCATAAAAACAAAGCATTCTTCACGCCATTTTTAAACACTTTCAAGTAAATTTTTTATTTTTAAAAGCAAAAAAAGCGAAATCAAGCTATAATGATGATTTAAAAATCATTAAAAAAAGGTTTTATCGTGTTAAGAGATAATGCTGCGGCTTTGTTTATCTTTGTTATCAGCGTGATTTGCTTTTGGATATGGGGATATAATTATATCCCAAATCACTATTTGATCTTATTTATTTTAGCGAGTGTTTTTGGCATTTTTATGGCATTTAACATAGGCGGAAATGATGTTGCAAATTCCTTTGGAACAAGTGTTGGGGCTAAAACAATCACGATCAAACAAGCCTTAATCATCGCGGCTGTGTTTGAGCTTAGCGGGGCAGTATTTGCTGGAGGTGAAGTGACTAAAACTATACGAAGCGGTATAGTTGTCTTTCCAACTGATTTAAATCCTATGCTTTTTGTCATTATTATGCTTTCTTCTCTTTTAAGCTCTGGCTTATGGATTTTTGTAGCGACAAAAAAGGGCTTGCCTGTTTCTACTACTCACAGCATTATAGGTGGTATAGTTGGTGCAAGTGTGGCTATGGGGGCGTTTTATTTTAGCGGAGCGCAAACTTTATCTATGGTAAATTGGCTTGAGATTGGCAGGATAGCCTTAAGCTGGGTGATTTCTCCACTTTTGGGTGGCTTGGTTTCTTATATGATCTTTTCTTATATCCACCGCAAAATTTTAAGCCCTTCACAAAAGCTTGGCGAAAACCTTAAAATCATCAAAAAAGAAAAGAAAAATTTCAAAGAAGAATTTTTCTCAAATCTTAAGCAAATGCCTCAAAGCGAGCAGATCAAAGAATTAAGTGCTATCGTTTTAGACGATGAAGATGATGATGAAAAAACAAAAAGTTTTTATAAAAATAAAATGAAAGAGTATAAAGAACAAGAAAAAAATATGGATATTTTTACAGAAGCTAAAACGCATATTCCTATGGTTGGTTGCGTTGCAGCGATGATTATTGCTTCTATGTTTTTGTTTAAAGGACTTGATAAAGTAAGCACGCTTAATGCTATACAAAATGTTTGGATTGTTTGTATCATCGGTATCATCGCTTATACACTTACTTTTGCGGTGGTTAGGATAGTTAAGAAAACAGAACTTAACAAAACTATAGATCGCATTTTTTCTTGGTTTCAAATTTTTACTGCTTCAAGCTTTGCATTTTCACATGGTGCAAATGATATTGCAAATGCTTTAGGGCCTTTTGCGGCGATTTTAGATGTGTTTAAAAATGGCGTGATTAATCCAAGCTCTCCTGTGCCTTTTGCTGTGCTTTTGATGTTTGGTATTGCTCTTGTGATAGGGCTTTGGTTCTTGGGAAAAGAAGTGATTACAACGGTTGGCTCAAAACTCGCACAAATCAAGCCTACAACAGGCTTTAGCGCAGAACTTGGTGCAAGTATAGTGATCTTGCTTGCGACACAATTTGGCATACCGGTAAGCTCTACACACATACTCATAGGAGCGATTTTAGGCATAGGCTTGTATAATAAAAACGCAAATTGGGCGATGATGAAGCCTATAGGTTTGGCTTGGATCATCACCTTGCCAGTTGCTGGGATTTTAGGGGCTGTGTTTTTCTTTGGCTTTAAGCTTGCTCTTGGCTTGTAAGCACCAAAGCGATAAGCTCGAGTGGATTTTTAAACAAAACTTCACTTTGAGCTTGAGTAAGAGCATTTGAAATTTGCATTCTACAGGCTGAGCATTCTGCGCTGATGATTTGAGCTTTGCTGGCTTTGATATCCTCTGCCTTTTTAAGCCCAACTTTTAAAGAATTTTCATAATACTCAGTTTGCATACTCACTCCACCAAAGCCACAGCAAGTATCTTTTTGTGAAAGCTCTACGAGTTTAAAATTCGCCCCTAATAAAGCTCTTGGCTCTTTAAAAACGCCTTGCATTTTCTTTGCATGACAAGGATCATGATAAGTGATAAGCAAATCTTGCTTGCCTCTTTTTTCAAGCAAGCTTAAAAGCTCATTTTGCTCATAAAAATATTTTGTTGCCAAAACGATCTTACTTGCAACTTGCTTTGCTCTTTTAGCCCAATCAGGTTGATTAAGTAGTTCAAAAAAATGCTCATAATCCACATTTAACATTGCCGAACAAGTCGCTTCTGGCACAATGATAGCTTCAAGAGTCTCAAGTTTTTTTTCAAAATATTCTATATTTTTTTTAGCCAAAACCTCAACTCTTTTAAAATCGCCCGTAAAATACTGAGGCGCTCCACAGCATACTTGATCTTTCATTAAATCCACATTGATCTTAAGCTCTTTAGCGATGGTTAAAACCGCTTCAGCCGTGCTTGTATAAGCATAGTTTGCTAAGCAACCCACAAAAAAGCCTATGCTTTTTGCTCCGCCATTATCTACAAATTCAGGCTGTGAGTTTAAAAAGCTTTTTTTGTTTAAGCTTATAAGCAAACGTCCTTTTTTCACCATAGGAAAAGAAAATCTTGCTCTCATACCAAAGCTTTTTTGTAAATCACCCTTTTTATCAGCATTTGCAATGCTATTTTGTCCTTGAATTTTAAAAGCACAGCTTTGAAAAACATAGCCAAATTTTGCCACTATATCCATAATCTTGCGTTTGGAAAGCAAGAAAAAAGCAAGTTTTTTATACCAAGCAATGCCGTATTTTTGAGCCAAATCAAAACGAATAGCCTCGATCGCACTATCAACCCGCAAGCTACTAGGACAAGCTTGCACGCAATTTGTGCATAAAAAACAGCTTTCAAATATCTTTTTGACATTTTTATCAAGCGCTAGCTCTTCTTCTTTTACCGCTGCGATTAAGTCTAAAAAGCCCCTTGGACTCGTTGTTTCATCAGCATTGATCTCATGGATAGTGCAAGCTGGGATACATTTGCCACATTTTACACACGCATTTGTTATATCTTTTAAAAGCATTATTACACCGTTTTTGAAAAAACTTTTTGATCGCGGTATTTTTGCAAATACGCATCAAAACACATAGCGATATTTCTTATCAGCAAAGCCCCTGTTTCATTGACTTTTAAGGCATTTTCATCAAGGCTAAAAAAGTCTTTGTATTCGTCTAAAAGTTCTAAATCCCTAGCAAAATAGGTCCTAAAATCAATACCAAATTCACGCTCAATACCTTTGATATCAAGAGCAAAATTTGCCATCAAAGACATAATCACAGCCTTTCGCAACTTATCATTATCATTTAAAAGCACGCCCTTTTCAAAAGGAAGTCTGCCCTCATCAATAGCCTTTTCATAGCTTGGCATATCTTTGTAATTTTGCGCATAATGACTCATACCCTCGCCTATGCTTGTAAGCCCAACACCGATTAAATCAGCTCCGCCTCTAGTAGTATAGCCTTGAAAATTTCTATGCAAAGAGCCATTTTCTAGGGCTTTAAACAATTCATCATCTGGTTTTGCAAAATGATCCATACCTATCATTTTATAATGATTTTGCGTTAAAAACTTTTCGCAGTATTCTAAAATTTCAAGCTTGACATCTGGACTTGGTAGGGTTGTTTCATCAAATTTACGCATATTTTTTTTAAGCCAAGGCACATGAGCGTAATTAAAAATCGCAAAGCGATCCGGATTTATAAGCAAGGCTTTTTCAAGAGTTTTGCTAAAACTTTGCAAATTTTGAAAAGGTAGTCCATAAATCAAGTCCATATTTACAGACTTAACGCCCTTGCTACGCATCATTTCTACCGCTTTTAAAGTCAGCTCAAAGGGCTGAATTCGATGAATTTCTTTTTGCACTTTTTCATCAAAGTCTTGCACGCCAAAGCTGATTCTGTTAAAGCCATTTTGTGTTAAAACCTCAGCTTGATCCTCGTTTAAAAACCTAGGATCAATCTCACAGCTTAGCTCAGCCTTATCATCAAAATTCACAAATACACTTTTTATCTTAGTGATTAAAGAAGCAAGTTGCGAGGCTGAAAAAAAAGTCGGTGTGCCACCACCAAAGTGCATTTGAACGACTTTTCTTTGTGTGTTTATGTGCGTTTTTAAAAGATCAAGTTCAGCAAATAGATACTTTAAATACCGCTCTTTATTTTCTTCCTTAGCAGTATAAATGACATTACAGCCGCAAAAATAACACGCACTCCTACAAAAAGGCAGGTGAAAATACAAAGACAAATCCCTTGTTTGAGCCTTAAGAATGTTTATATAATCTTGATATGCAAACTCAGCATTGAATTCTAAAGCCGTAGGATAAGAAGTGTAACGAGGTCCGGGTTTTGAATACTTCACAAAAGCCTTATAATCTCTCATTGTGCTTCACCTTGCATGACAAGACTTTCCATATCGACAAAAAGATTTGGGTGTTCTTTTTTGATATTTTCCATGAGCTTTGAAAGATCGATATTAAGTTGAGTGGTGTTATTTTTAGCTTGTTTTTTGATCTCGTCCATCGCCACAATCCAAACATCATTAAAATCAATGGGAATTTGCTGATAAATCGCCTTTTCAAGCCTAAGCTCAAAATTTTCTTTTTGAAGTTCTTTAAGTCCTTCAAGCATACTTTTAAGGCTATTGATTGAAATCAAAGTATGCAAATTATCTTCTTCATCGATGACAAACCAAGGTTCAGGAGCTTGCCAATGTCCGCTTTTAAGGCTTAAAATTTTTTCGTTTTCATTTTGGGTATTTTTGAGTTCAAGTATAGTTTTATCATCTGCTTTAATG
It includes:
- the hemN gene encoding oxygen-independent coproporphyrinogen III oxidase — encoded protein: MRDYKAFVKYSKPGPRYTSYPTALEFNAEFAYQDYINILKAQTRDLSLYFHLPFCRSACYFCGCNVIYTAKEENKERYLKYLFAELDLLKTHINTQRKVVQMHFGGGTPTFFSASQLASLITKIKSVFVNFDDKAELSCEIDPRFLNEDQAEVLTQNGFNRISFGVQDFDEKVQKEIHRIQPFELTLKAVEMMRSKGVKSVNMDLIYGLPFQNLQSFSKTLEKALLINPDRFAIFNYAHVPWLKKNMRKFDETTLPSPDVKLEILEYCEKFLTQNHYKMIGMDHFAKPDDELFKALENGSLHRNFQGYTTRGGADLIGVGLTSIGEGMSHYAQNYKDMPSYEKAIDEGRLPFEKGVLLNDNDKLRKAVIMSLMANFALDIKGIEREFGIDFRTYFARDLELLDEYKDFFSLDENALKVNETGALLIRNIAMCFDAYLQKYRDQKVFSKTV
- a CDS encoding (Fe-S)-binding protein; translated protein: MLLKDITNACVKCGKCIPACTIHEINADETTSPRGFLDLIAAVKEEELALDKNVKKIFESCFLCTNCVQACPSSLRVDSAIEAIRFDLAQKYGIAWYKKLAFFLLSKRKIMDIVAKFGYVFQSCAFKIQGQNSIANADKKGDLQKSFGMRARFSFPMVKKGRLLISLNKKSFLNSQPEFVDNGGAKSIGFFVGCLANYAYTSTAEAVLTIAKELKINVDLMKDQVCCGAPQYFTGDFKRVEVLAKKNIEYFEKKLETLEAIIVPEATCSAMLNVDYEHFFELLNQPDWAKRAKQVASKIVLATKYFYEQNELLSLLEKRGKQDLLITYHDPCHAKKMQGVFKEPRALLGANFKLVELSQKDTCCGFGGVSMQTEYYENSLKVGLKKAEDIKASKAQIISAECSACRMQISNALTQAQSEVLFKNPLELIALVLTSQEQA
- a CDS encoding MqnA/MqnD/SBP family protein — translated: MIFGKIDYINLLPLHIYLKKYPLPNGFKKAMEYKKGVPSKLNRDLFFARIDAAVISSIESARKKYQNLDFGICANKKVKSVLVEKNTKSAKDTASATSNALARVLKQKGRVIIGDKALKLYLKEPNAYIDLCECWYEKTNLPFVFARFSCLRKKALFAKILSQFDKEKIKIPNYILKHYAQSRGISEAEIKAYLSLIYYDIKVKEKKALKCFLKEASRL
- a CDS encoding pyridoxine 5'-phosphate synthase — protein: MLLGVNIDHIAVLREARKVDDPQVLEAAFVAARYADLITLHVREDRRHANENDLKEITTLCKSVVNLECANTDEMIELALRYKPYKVTLVPEKRQELTTEGGLNLDIKGLDSNINKLKQAGIEVSLFIDANEADISKAKLLNADSIELHTGVYANLHNALFSNILRTPYKIKEFDLDKSNLKLKLENELERLKIAAALAQSLNLFVVAGHGLNYKNVKDIAQIKEIKELNIGQSIIARSVFVGLKEAILEMKSLLV
- the pdxA gene encoding 4-hydroxythreonine-4-phosphate dehydrogenase, giving the protein MKKTPQKRPKLAISIGDINGIGLELLLTCHKKISKFCEPYYFIHKRLLKQGLKKLDLHLDDDFHIVEFDKGEVFEFKEDKSSKKLRISSFISPIQSKSKSEFSIQASKIDKNSGLYSFLSFQSACYFTQQGFAKALITLPIHKKAWQLANIDYKGHTGALSDFFKQDAIMMLGCSKLFVALFTEHIPLNEVSKRIQIPALTRFLINFYTQTHFKNIGVLGFNPHAGDYGAIGGAEEEKMRKAVQISNVFLNLKENHKNQNFLEAYFEKNNDAYILEKLLKEPKIYDMLYQKMHIKHFYIPEILVADTAFSKASLKHCNRLVSMYHDLGLAPLKALYFEKSVNISLNLPIIRTSVDHGTAFDKAYKNAKLSTKSYEEAVKSALKLIKTKHSSRHF
- the gltX gene encoding glutamate--tRNA ligase gives rise to the protein MQNLTTRFAPSPTGYLHIGGLRTALFNYLYARKNGGKFLLRIEDTDLKRNSQQATEAIIQAFKWCKLDYDGAIEYQSKRFDIYKTYIQQLLDEGKAYYCYMSKEELDALRAAQEARKERPRYDGRYRDFTGTPPAGIAPVVRIKAPQTGSISFIDGVKGDISFEVKDIIDDFIIARSDLSPTYNFTVVIDDALMGVSDVIRGDDHLSNTPKQIVLYKALGFKVPKFYHLAMIHGEDGKKLSKRHGATDVMEYKALGFLPEALLNFLVRLGWSHGDDEIFSLEELKKIFDPSHISKSASTYSFKKLEWLNAHYIKTLAFKELNEHIKELGFDFSSISKGEFLLDLLRERAKTLLELISSAKSILNTPQNYDEKAVAKFISEASLELLEDFLTSLKAEKNSGTMKASELEGFTNSFLESKNAKLKDLAQALRIAITGSSVSPSIFEVLEFIGLDELELRVNAFLKAMKK
- a CDS encoding inorganic phosphate transporter, which translates into the protein MLRDNAAALFIFVISVICFWIWGYNYIPNHYLILFILASVFGIFMAFNIGGNDVANSFGTSVGAKTITIKQALIIAAVFELSGAVFAGGEVTKTIRSGIVVFPTDLNPMLFVIIMLSSLLSSGLWIFVATKKGLPVSTTHSIIGGIVGASVAMGAFYFSGAQTLSMVNWLEIGRIALSWVISPLLGGLVSYMIFSYIHRKILSPSQKLGENLKIIKKEKKNFKEEFFSNLKQMPQSEQIKELSAIVLDDEDDDEKTKSFYKNKMKEYKEQEKNMDIFTEAKTHIPMVGCVAAMIIASMFLFKGLDKVSTLNAIQNVWIVCIIGIIAYTLTFAVVRIVKKTELNKTIDRIFSWFQIFTASSFAFSHGANDIANALGPFAAILDVFKNGVINPSSPVPFAVLLMFGIALVIGLWFLGKEVITTVGSKLAQIKPTTGFSAELGASIVILLATQFGIPVSSTHILIGAILGIGLYNKNANWAMMKPIGLAWIITLPVAGILGAVFFFGFKLALGL